AGCGATTGAAGTTCTTGCCGCTGGCGGCTTTTCGAAGCAGCTACGCCTACACCAATTTCGGCTTGACCGCCGCCGCCGAAGCGGTGGCCGGTGCCGCGGGTAAGTCCTGGGAAGACCTGTCCGAAGAGGTGCTGTACCGCCCGCTGGGGATGGCGTCGACGAGTTCCAAATACGCCGACTATCTGGCCAGGCCCAACCGTGCGGTGCTGCATGTCAAGGCCGGCGACAGATGGGAGCCGCGCTTCCAGCGTGATCCCGACGCGCAGACGCCCGCCGGCGGGGTGAGTTCGTCGATCAACGACATGGCGCGCTGGCTGGCCATGGTGATGGCCGACGGCACGTACCACGGTCAGCGGATCACCGCACCGGAAGCGCTGCTGCCCGCGATCACTCCGCAGGTCGTCTCGATGCCCGCATCGTCGCCAAAAGCCCGCGCCGGCACTTACGGTCACGCCTTCAACGCCACGGTGACCTCGTCGGGGCGCACCCAGTACAGCCACTCCGGTGGCTTCTCGTCGGGCGCGGCGACCAACTTCGTAGCGCTGCCGTCGGAAGACATCGGCATCATCGCGCTGACGAATGGGGCGCCGTACGGTATTCCAGAGGCGCTGACCGCCGAGTTCATGGACCTGGTGCAATACGGCCAACTCCGGGCGGACTGGCCGGCGCTGTACAACCACGCCCTCGGCTGGATAAACAACCCGCAGGGCTCGCTGGTCGGCAAGCAGCCACCCGCCAACCCCACCCCGGCCCGACCGCTCATCGACTACCTCGGCGTTTACGCCAACGACTACTGGGGACCGGCCGTCGTCACCGAGAACAACGGGCACCTCGAGCTCGCGCTGGGACCGAAGAATCGGACGTTCCCCCTCAATCACTGGGATGGCGACACCTTCACCTTCTCGATAACAGACGAAAACGCGCCGCCTGGAACGATTTCCAAGGCCGTGTTTTCCGGGTTCCCCGGGGCCAGCCTGAACCTCGAGTACTACGACACCGACAAGCTGGGAACGTTCACCCGATGACTCGCCCCGCCGCCGCAGGCCTCACCGATGCCGAGGTGGCGCAGCGGGTGTCCGACGGGCAGAGCAACGCGCTTCCGCCGCGCGCCACCCGCAGCATCGGGGATATCGTGCGCGCCAACGTGTTCACCCGGATCAACGCGATCCTGGGTGTACTGCTGATGATCGTGGTGGCGACGGGTTCGCTCATCAACGGCTTGTTCGGGCTGCTCATCGTCGCGAACAGCGTCATCGGCATGGTCCAGGAGATACGCGCCAAGCAGACGCTGGACGCGCTGGCCATCGTTGGCCAGGCAAAACCGTTGGTGCGCAGACAATCCGGTACGCGCACACTGTCGCCCGCCGAGGTGGTACTCGACGACATCATCGAACTGGGCCCGGGAGACCAGATCGTGGTTGACGGACAGGTGGTCGAGGGGGACAACCTGGAAGTCGACGAATCGCTGCTGACCGGGGAGGCCGACCCGATCGGCAAGCATCCCGGCGATGCGGTGATGTCGGGAAGTTTCGTCGTCGCCGGCGCCGGCGCCTACCGCGCCACCAGGGTGGGCGCGGCGGCCTATGCGGCCAAGCTCGCAGCGGAGGCCAGCAAGTTCACTCTGGTGAAATCCGAACTGCGCAACGGTATCAACCGAATCCTGCAGTTCATCACCTACCTCCTGGTGCCGGCCGGCTTGCTGACGATCTACACGCAGTTGTTCACCACCCACGCGGACTGGCGCCAGGCGGTGTTGCGCACGGTGGGCGCGCTGGTGCCGATGGTGCCCGAGGGGCTGGTGCTGATGACATCGATCGCGTTCGCGGTCGGGGTCGTCAGACTTGGCCAACGTCGTTGTTTGGTACAGGAACTGCCGGCCATCGAGGGATTGGCCCGCGTCGACACGGTGTGTGCCGACAAGACCGGCACCCTGACCGAAAGCGGTATGCGGGTCGCCGAGGTCGTCGAACTCGCCGGTGATCGTCCGGCCGCGGTGGCCGATGCGCTGGCCGCAGTGGCCGCGGCCGACGCACACCGTAACGCGAGCATGCAAGCGATCGCCGACGCCTTCAGCCGGCCGCCCAGCTGGACCGTGACGGCGCGGGCGCCGTTCAAGTCGGCCACCAAGTGGAGCGGGGTGTCCTTCGGCGAGCACGGCAACTGGGTGATCGGTGCACCCGATGTGCTGCTCGACCCGGCGACATCGGCGGCCGCGCAGGCCGAACAGATCGGGGCCCGTGGATTGCGGGTGCTGCTGCTCGGTGCCGCCGACGTCGCAGTGGGGGACCCGGCCGCGCCCGGGCGGGTGACCCCGGCCGCGCTGGTGGTGTTGGAGCAAAAGGTTCGGGCAGACGCCCGCGCCACACTGGAGTTCTTTGCAGCCCAGCATGTTTCGGTAAAGGTGGTCTCCGGAGACAACGCGGTGTCGGTCGGTGCCGTCGCGGCCGAACTCGGCCTGCACGGGGAGGCGCTGGACGCGCGCAAACTGCCCGCGGACCCCGACGGCTTGGCCGACACGCTGGACACCTACACCACCTTCGGGCGGGTGCGCCCGGATCAGAAGCGCGCCATTGTGCATGCCCTGCAAGCGCATGGGCACACCGTGGCGATGACCGGCGACGGCGTCAACGACGTGCTGGCACTCAAGGATGCCGACATCGGCGTGGCGATGGGCTCCGGTAGCCCGGCTTCGCGAGCAGTAGCCCAGATAGTGTTGTTGGACAATAAGTTTGCCACGCTTCCCTACGTGGTGGCCGAGGGTCGGCGGGTGATCGGCAACATCGAGCGCGTTGCCAATCTGTTCTTGACCAAGACGGTGTACTCGGTGTTGTTGGCGCTGTTGGTCGGTCTTGAATGCTTGTTGTCCACACCGCTGCGGGCCGACCCGCTGCTCTACCCGTTCCAGCCAATCCACGTCACCATCGCCGCGTGGTTCACCATCGGAATTCCGTCGTTCATCCTGTCGCTGGCGCCCAACAACGAGCGTGCCCACCCCCACTTCGTCCGGCGCGTGCTGAGCTCGGCGGTGCCGTCCGGATTGATAGTCGGCACCGCAACTTTCGTCTCCTATCTGGTGGCCTACCAGGGCCGGCACGTGAGCTTCGCCGAACAGGACCAAGCGTCGACGGCAGCACTGATCACGCTGCTGGTGACCGGGCTATGGGTGCTGGCCGTGGTCGCGCGTCCCTACCAATGGTGGCGGGTGGCGCTGGTGGCCGGCAGCGGGTTGGCCTACATTGCGATTTTCAGCATCCCGCTGGCACAACAGAAGTTTCTGCTGGACCCGTCGAATCCGGGGGTGACTGCCACCGCATTGGGGATTGGGGCTGTGGGCGCCGCGGCCATCGAGGCGACCTGGTGGATCCGGGCCAGGATTTTGCGAATCCAGCCGCAACTGTGGCAGCCGGCGGCAGACCGGGGTGATTAGGGCCACACCGACCTCGCCAAGTAGGGTTCTGCCAGCAAGAAGGATCGCCGGCGGCCCCGGCTGATCCGCGGGGAAGGGATAACAAATGGGATTCCTGGACAAGGCGAAAGACCTGTTGGCGCAGCATGCCGACGAGGTCGAGACAGCGATCGACAAGGCCGGCGAGTTCGTCGACGACAAGACGCAGGGCAAATATTCCGACACCATCCACAAGGTGCAGGAGGAGGCCAAGAAGGCGGCCGACTCCGCCAAGGGCGACCAGCACAACTAGGCACATGGCGAAACTCTCCGGATCCATCGACGTCCCCCTGTCACCAGAGGAGGCGTGGAAGCACGCCTCCGACCTGTCCCGCTACAAGGATTGGCTGAGCATTCACCGGGTCTGGCGCAGCAAGCTGCCCGACGACCTGCAAAAAGGCACGGTGATCGAATCGATCGTCGAGGTCAAAGGCATGCTCAACCGGATCAAGTGGACGATTGTGCACTACAAGCCGCCGGAGGCGATGACCCTCAACGGCGACGGTGTCGGTGGTGTCAGGGTCAAGCTGCTGGCGAAGGTCAAGCCAAAAGGCGACGGCTCGGTGGTCAGCTTCGACGTGCATCTCGGCGGCCCGGCGCTGTTCGGGCCTATCGGCATGATCGTCGCCGCCGCGCTGCGCAGTGACATCGACGAGTCGCTGGAAAGATTCGTCACCGTGTTCACCGGCGCCGACCCCGGCATGAACGGAGCGCGCGGCCTCGGCCACTGACCCAGCGCCGGGCTTGCGCCCACCCGGGTCTGCGTGGCGCACGATGGCCGGTCTGACGGCCTATTAAGGTCGCACCATGACCCGCCGCCTGCGCCCCGGATGGTTGGTGGCGCTGTTTGCCTTGGTGGTCGCCGCCAGCGTTTGGCTGCCCTGGCTCACCACCTCGGCCGGTGGCGGCGGCTGGGCCAGCGCAATCGGGGGTAGACACGGCAGCCTCCAACTGCCCACGGGCTTCGGGGCGGGCCAGCTCATCACCTTGCTGGCCTCGATGTTGCTGGTGTCCGGTGCGATGCTGGGCCGCGGCTTGTCGGTTCGGCTTGCTTCGGTTGCGGCGCTGGTCATTTCGCTGCTGATCGCGGCTCTGGTGGCGTGGTACTACAAGCTCAACGTCCACTCGCCAGTGTCGGCGGAATATGGTCTCTATGTCGGCGGGGTCGCGGCGGTCTGTGCGGTGGTGGCTTCGGTGGCGTCGCTGATCGTGGCCCTTGTGTCCAGTCGTGCCGGCCGGTGAGGCTCAGCCGCCCGGAAATTCATGTTTGCCGGACACCGCGCTGTCACTCGGCTCGTTGACCCCGAACACGAAAGGCGCGAACACCACCTCCCGGCCGTCGGGGTCGCGGAAAGTGACGGCACCCGTCGCCGCCCAGTACGGGTGTTGCTGCGCTTGCGGTGCTCCTGCGGCCTGCAGGCGCGCGATCGCGGCCTGCTGAGCCTGCCGATTCGGGAAGTACAGGCACAACTGCTCGTGGGCGTCGACCGCGACCCCGTCGTCGAGGGCCTCCACGATCTCCATCGTCAGGTTCCAGCTGGGCAAACCGAAGATCGCGCCGTTGCTGCCGTAGCTGCCCTCGAACGTCTCGAATAGCGGCAACCCGACCAGTTCACGGTAAAACCGCACTGTCTCTTCGAAATTCGCCGATCGGCGGGCAAAGCGAATCGCACCGATCGGCGCCAAGTGTATGGGCCAATGCGTACTCCGTCGGGATTCGGGGGAGTTCATCGCCATGTAATGGTGACGTAGCGGTCGAACACGGGGTTCACAGCGCTATCGCGGCGGCCGCCGAGTCGCTGGTGCGCCAGCGCCGCAACTTTTCACCCGGTGCCCACGTCGAATGGGTACCGCTGGAAATGCGTTCGGGCAGTTGGAGTTTGCACACCGGCCCGTCGGCGATCCCGGCGGCGTCG
This Mycobacterium simiae DNA region includes the following protein-coding sequences:
- a CDS encoding type II toxin-antitoxin system Rv0910 family toxin — its product is MAKLSGSIDVPLSPEEAWKHASDLSRYKDWLSIHRVWRSKLPDDLQKGTVIESIVEVKGMLNRIKWTIVHYKPPEAMTLNGDGVGGVRVKLLAKVKPKGDGSVVSFDVHLGGPALFGPIGMIVAAALRSDIDESLERFVTVFTGADPGMNGARGLGH
- a CDS encoding VOC family protein; translation: MNSPESRRSTHWPIHLAPIGAIRFARRSANFEETVRFYRELVGLPLFETFEGSYGSNGAIFGLPSWNLTMEIVEALDDGVAVDAHEQLCLYFPNRQAQQAAIARLQAAGAPQAQQHPYWAATGAVTFRDPDGREVVFAPFVFGVNEPSDSAVSGKHEFPGG
- a CDS encoding antitoxin; protein product: MGFLDKAKDLLAQHADEVETAIDKAGEFVDDKTQGKYSDTIHKVQEEAKKAADSAKGDQHN
- a CDS encoding HAD-IC family P-type ATPase, giving the protein MTRPAAAGLTDAEVAQRVSDGQSNALPPRATRSIGDIVRANVFTRINAILGVLLMIVVATGSLINGLFGLLIVANSVIGMVQEIRAKQTLDALAIVGQAKPLVRRQSGTRTLSPAEVVLDDIIELGPGDQIVVDGQVVEGDNLEVDESLLTGEADPIGKHPGDAVMSGSFVVAGAGAYRATRVGAAAYAAKLAAEASKFTLVKSELRNGINRILQFITYLLVPAGLLTIYTQLFTTHADWRQAVLRTVGALVPMVPEGLVLMTSIAFAVGVVRLGQRRCLVQELPAIEGLARVDTVCADKTGTLTESGMRVAEVVELAGDRPAAVADALAAVAAADAHRNASMQAIADAFSRPPSWTVTARAPFKSATKWSGVSFGEHGNWVIGAPDVLLDPATSAAAQAEQIGARGLRVLLLGAADVAVGDPAAPGRVTPAALVVLEQKVRADARATLEFFAAQHVSVKVVSGDNAVSVGAVAAELGLHGEALDARKLPADPDGLADTLDTYTTFGRVRPDQKRAIVHALQAHGHTVAMTGDGVNDVLALKDADIGVAMGSGSPASRAVAQIVLLDNKFATLPYVVAEGRRVIGNIERVANLFLTKTVYSVLLALLVGLECLLSTPLRADPLLYPFQPIHVTIAAWFTIGIPSFILSLAPNNERAHPHFVRRVLSSAVPSGLIVGTATFVSYLVAYQGRHVSFAEQDQASTAALITLLVTGLWVLAVVARPYQWWRVALVAGSGLAYIAIFSIPLAQQKFLLDPSNPGVTATALGIGAVGAAAIEATWWIRARILRIQPQLWQPAADRGD
- a CDS encoding membrane protein, whose protein sequence is MTRRLRPGWLVALFALVVAASVWLPWLTTSAGGGGWASAIGGRHGSLQLPTGFGAGQLITLLASMLLVSGAMLGRGLSVRLASVAALVISLLIAALVAWYYKLNVHSPVSAEYGLYVGGVAAVCAVVASVASLIVALVSSRAGR
- a CDS encoding serine hydrolase; translated protein: MTKRAAFAVVMAMVSALVGCGAGRPVSSPPSALSQAPPNEVSGLDIPPGRIDDAIAKVDGLVGDLMRSTGVPGMSVAVVRGGKAVYAKGFGVKDASKGNGKDNRVDADTVFQLASVSKSVGATVVAHAVTGNLISWDTPVAAELPWFGLSDPYVTSHVTVADLYSHRSGLPDHAGDKLEDLGYDRRHVLERLKFLPLAAFRSSYAYTNFGLTAAAEAVAGAAGKSWEDLSEEVLYRPLGMASTSSKYADYLARPNRAVLHVKAGDRWEPRFQRDPDAQTPAGGVSSSINDMARWLAMVMADGTYHGQRITAPEALLPAITPQVVSMPASSPKARAGTYGHAFNATVTSSGRTQYSHSGGFSSGAATNFVALPSEDIGIIALTNGAPYGIPEALTAEFMDLVQYGQLRADWPALYNHALGWINNPQGSLVGKQPPANPTPARPLIDYLGVYANDYWGPAVVTENNGHLELALGPKNRTFPLNHWDGDTFTFSITDENAPPGTISKAVFSGFPGASLNLEYYDTDKLGTFTR